The Paeniglutamicibacter sulfureus genome includes a region encoding these proteins:
- a CDS encoding carboxylate-amine ligase has translation MRTFGIEEEFFLIDRETGMPAVPRRRVYNDLMAVNGGSSPTHPEFLSCQLERSTPICTTRQEAIESVTAARRELSAVARQAGLHLVGSGTPPRIPSGPATVHASERYYSINEFCGAITAEHYLSGTHVHVGIDDLASGVEAMNALRPWLPLLTAFGANSPYWRGSDSGFASWRTIQYRRWSIQGIPPYFADEQDYLRRMEFLLASDVVLDQGHISWAARLSTRYPTLEIRTADAQVRASDVVLLALIARALVSAGINNPGRIPNPAPEALDMAQWQAAKFGIRGNQYDLVTGTKCSIDRRLESLLQYIRPELKTTGDTEYVGAGLERMMSEGNGAVAQRRAFHDGGFDQVLAEADARVAD, from the coding sequence GTGCGCACCTTTGGCATTGAGGAAGAGTTCTTCCTCATCGACCGTGAAACCGGGATGCCGGCCGTCCCACGGCGACGCGTTTACAACGACTTGATGGCAGTGAACGGCGGAAGCAGTCCCACGCATCCCGAATTCCTCTCCTGCCAGCTGGAGCGCAGTACGCCGATCTGCACCACGCGCCAAGAGGCGATCGAGTCAGTCACCGCCGCCCGCCGGGAACTTTCGGCTGTGGCGCGCCAGGCGGGGCTTCACTTGGTCGGGTCGGGCACGCCGCCGCGGATCCCGTCCGGCCCGGCAACTGTGCACGCTTCAGAACGCTACTATTCCATCAACGAATTCTGCGGTGCCATCACCGCGGAGCACTACCTCAGCGGCACCCATGTCCATGTGGGGATCGACGACCTTGCCTCCGGGGTGGAGGCCATGAACGCGCTCCGGCCATGGCTGCCGCTGCTCACTGCCTTCGGGGCAAACTCGCCCTACTGGCGGGGATCCGACAGCGGATTCGCGTCCTGGCGCACCATCCAGTACCGCCGCTGGTCCATCCAAGGCATTCCACCGTATTTTGCTGATGAACAGGACTACCTGCGCCGGATGGAGTTCCTGCTGGCTTCCGACGTGGTCCTTGACCAAGGCCACATCAGCTGGGCCGCCCGGCTCTCCACGCGCTACCCCACATTGGAGATCAGGACGGCCGATGCCCAGGTGCGCGCCTCCGACGTCGTCCTCCTGGCGTTGATTGCGCGGGCCTTGGTTTCCGCCGGCATCAACAATCCCGGGCGCATCCCGAATCCGGCGCCCGAGGCCTTGGACATGGCGCAGTGGCAGGCCGCCAAATTTGGGATCCGCGGAAACCAGTACGATCTGGTCACCGGCACCAAGTGCAGCATCGACCGGCGCCTGGAGTCGCTGCTGCAGTACATCCGCCCGGAACTGAAGACCACCGGAGACACCGAATACGTCGGCGCAGGGCTTGAACGGATGATGAGCGAGGGCAACGGTGCCGTGGCCCAGCGCCGCGCCTTCCATGACGGCGGGTTCGACCAGGTGCTGGCCGAGGCTGACGCCCGGGTTGCCGACTGA
- a CDS encoding 6-phospho-beta-glucosidase, translating to MKLTIIGGGGFRVPQIFEAISGDTETVRITDLCLFDSDPERVAAIEAVLAQMAPSLPRPPRVTTASGVDEAVTGAAFIFSAMRIGGTGGRIKDERIALEMGVLGQETTGPGGLAYALRTLPHARDLAERVARHAPEAMLINFTNPAGIVTEAMREALGDNVVGICDTPIGLMRRAVHAIGSTPEDVDFDYVGLNHLGWLRSLTVDGVDKLPGLLADDAGLEGIEEARLMGSDWIRALGAIPNEYLYYYYFQREATERLRGSAETRGEFLHRQQGRFYEEACHHPDSALELWQRTKHDREASYMAESRPESERTARQASDIEGGGYQQVALDLMTALLGGKPATMILNVANRGLVPQLPDDAVIEVPCTVTGDGIVPRRIAPVTGEMLGLLQQVKAVERLTIAASKNKSGELAWRALAAHPLVDSISVAKSLLDTYREQIPGVDEALSGGE from the coding sequence ATGAAGCTGACCATCATCGGAGGCGGCGGGTTCCGGGTGCCGCAAATCTTTGAGGCCATCTCGGGCGACACGGAGACGGTGCGCATCACCGACCTGTGCCTCTTCGACTCCGACCCGGAACGGGTGGCAGCCATCGAGGCCGTGCTGGCGCAGATGGCCCCTTCCCTGCCCCGGCCCCCGCGCGTCACCACGGCCTCCGGAGTGGATGAAGCGGTCACGGGTGCCGCCTTCATCTTCTCCGCCATGCGCATCGGAGGCACCGGCGGACGGATCAAGGACGAGAGGATCGCCTTGGAAATGGGCGTGCTCGGCCAGGAAACCACAGGTCCCGGCGGGCTGGCCTACGCCCTGCGCACCCTGCCCCACGCCCGCGACCTCGCCGAGCGCGTGGCCAGGCACGCCCCCGAGGCAATGCTCATCAACTTCACCAACCCCGCGGGCATCGTCACCGAGGCCATGCGGGAGGCGCTGGGAGACAACGTCGTGGGCATCTGCGACACACCGATCGGGCTCATGCGCCGGGCTGTCCACGCCATCGGATCCACCCCCGAGGACGTCGACTTCGACTATGTGGGCCTGAACCACCTCGGCTGGCTGCGCAGCCTCACCGTGGACGGAGTGGACAAACTGCCCGGGCTGTTGGCCGACGACGCGGGGCTCGAAGGCATCGAGGAAGCCAGGCTCATGGGCTCCGACTGGATCAGGGCACTGGGAGCGATTCCCAACGAGTACCTTTACTATTACTACTTCCAGCGTGAAGCCACCGAGCGGCTGCGCGGCTCGGCCGAGACCCGCGGCGAGTTCCTGCACCGCCAGCAGGGACGCTTCTACGAGGAGGCCTGCCACCATCCCGACAGTGCGTTGGAGCTGTGGCAGCGGACCAAGCACGATCGCGAGGCGAGCTACATGGCCGAAAGCCGGCCCGAGTCCGAACGCACCGCTCGCCAGGCCTCCGACATCGAGGGAGGGGGATACCAGCAGGTCGCCCTCGACCTCATGACGGCCCTGCTCGGTGGCAAGCCCGCGACCATGATCCTCAATGTGGCCAATCGCGGTCTGGTTCCCCAGCTGCCCGATGACGCGGTGATCGAGGTGCCGTGCACCGTCACCGGCGACGGCATCGTGCCCCGGCGCATCGCGCCGGTCACCGGCGAGATGCTCGGGCTGCTGCAGCAGGTCAAGGCCGTCGAGCGGTTGACGATTGCAGCTTCGAAAAACAAGAGCGGCGAGCTGGCCTGGCGGGCGCTGGCCGCCCACCCGCTGGTGGATTCAATCTCCGTGGCCAAGTCGTTGCTTGACACCTACCGGGAACAAATCCCGGGGGTGGACGAGGCCTTGTCCGGAGGCGAATGA
- a CDS encoding DeoR/GlpR family DNA-binding transcription regulator, with amino-acid sequence MLISARQGSILRRIQETGDVSVQQLADDLGVSLSTIRRDLNQLSSEGQLRRVHGGGSLDADKFPFREVLAAGPPSKENIALRAAELVRGGDVVLLDIGTTAALLARALRGRQITVMTSSIAVLDELRTDTEVELVILGGVLRRSYHSLVGSLTLESLANIRASIGFLGCSGVRPDTTVLDTTGIEVPVKHALLATSSNIVLLADETKFPGVGLREVCTASRIGTLVTSKGADPQTLEAFRTSGSEVILA; translated from the coding sequence ATGCTCATCAGCGCGCGACAGGGTTCCATCCTGCGTCGGATCCAGGAGACCGGTGATGTCTCGGTCCAGCAACTGGCCGATGACTTGGGCGTGAGTCTGTCCACCATCAGGCGGGACCTGAACCAACTCTCGTCCGAAGGCCAACTTCGCCGCGTCCACGGGGGCGGGAGCCTCGACGCGGACAAGTTCCCCTTCCGCGAGGTGCTCGCCGCCGGTCCGCCGTCGAAGGAAAACATCGCCCTCCGCGCAGCCGAGCTGGTCAGGGGCGGAGACGTGGTCCTGCTGGATATCGGGACGACCGCCGCCTTGCTCGCCCGGGCACTGCGTGGGCGCCAGATTACGGTGATGACCTCCAGTATTGCGGTGCTCGATGAATTGCGCACCGACACCGAGGTGGAGCTGGTCATCCTCGGGGGAGTCCTGAGGCGCTCCTACCATTCGCTGGTGGGGTCGCTGACCCTCGAATCGCTGGCCAACATTCGTGCCAGCATCGGTTTCCTGGGCTGCAGCGGAGTGCGGCCCGACACCACGGTGCTTGACACCACCGGCATCGAGGTTCCCGTCAAGCACGCACTGCTGGCCACCAGCTCGAATATTGTGCTGTTGGCCGACGAAACGAAATTCCCGGGGGTGGGCCTCCGCGAGGTCTGCACCGCCTCGCGCATTGGCACGCTGGTGACCAGCAAGGGTGCCGATCCCCAGACCCTCGAAGCATTCAGGACATCAGGAAGCGAAGTGATTCTGGCATGA
- a CDS encoding PfkB family carbohydrate kinase, whose protein sequence is MDTASNPGTDLDLFLHGSLFFDIIFTGLPSAPQPGTEVWAEGMGSVPGGIANLAVAAARLGLSTGLSAGFGDDAYGAWSWSLLEEQEGIDLSRSRIFPEWHSAVTVSLARGGDRSMVTHGHPMPVSAMELIGTPPTSKAMIAELALPGDEAPWWLATGPNQGRVFAAVGWDPTEKWDPAMLGDLEHCHGFLPNHVEAMAYSRTSTPDAALEALATRVPLVVVTRGVEGAIAIDSTTGERARVPSLPVPAIDPTGAGDVFSAGIVLGTLAGWPLEQRLLFSTLCSALAVKHFGGSLASPGWGDIADWWESTKLRARENAECRDIAKRYGFLDEVLPQHQLNAVRRAEATFGLLTEAEAHYRTNGYKPLPPAR, encoded by the coding sequence GTGGACACAGCATCCAATCCCGGCACCGACCTTGATCTCTTCCTCCACGGGTCGCTCTTCTTCGACATCATCTTCACCGGCCTGCCCTCCGCCCCGCAGCCCGGCACCGAGGTCTGGGCCGAGGGCATGGGATCGGTCCCCGGAGGCATCGCGAACCTCGCCGTGGCCGCGGCCCGGCTGGGGCTGTCCACCGGGCTCTCGGCCGGCTTCGGGGACGATGCCTACGGCGCCTGGTCCTGGTCGCTGCTGGAAGAGCAGGAGGGCATAGACCTAAGCCGCTCGCGCATCTTCCCCGAGTGGCATTCGGCGGTCACCGTCTCCCTGGCCCGCGGCGGCGACCGTTCCATGGTCACCCACGGCCACCCGATGCCCGTCAGCGCCATGGAGCTGATCGGAACCCCGCCAACTTCCAAGGCCATGATTGCCGAGCTGGCACTGCCCGGGGACGAGGCGCCTTGGTGGCTGGCCACCGGCCCGAACCAGGGCAGGGTCTTCGCGGCCGTCGGCTGGGACCCCACCGAAAAGTGGGATCCGGCCATGCTCGGGGATCTGGAACACTGCCACGGCTTCCTGCCCAACCACGTCGAGGCCATGGCCTACTCCCGCACCTCCACCCCGGACGCAGCGCTCGAGGCCCTAGCGACACGCGTCCCGCTGGTGGTCGTCACCCGGGGCGTGGAGGGGGCCATCGCCATCGACTCCACCACCGGCGAACGCGCCCGCGTTCCCAGCCTGCCGGTTCCTGCCATCGACCCGACCGGCGCCGGCGACGTGTTTTCGGCCGGCATCGTGCTCGGCACCCTGGCCGGCTGGCCGCTGGAGCAGCGTTTGCTCTTCTCCACGCTGTGCTCGGCCCTGGCCGTGAAGCACTTTGGCGGCTCCCTGGCTTCCCCGGGCTGGGGAGACATTGCCGACTGGTGGGAGTCCACAAAGCTGCGGGCTCGGGAGAACGCCGAGTGCCGGGACATCGCCAAGCGCTACGGTTTCCTGGACGAGGTCCTGCCGCAGCACCAGCTCAATGCCGTGCGCCGCGCCGAGGCCACGTTCGGATTGCTGACCGAGGCCGAGGCACACTACCGGACCAATGGATACAAGCCACTTCCGCCGGCCCGCTGA